DNA sequence from the Lagenorhynchus albirostris chromosome 5, mLagAlb1.1, whole genome shotgun sequence genome:
TCACCTGGGGATCTggttaaaatgaagattttgattcagtagatctgagtGAAGCCTGAGATTCTACATCTCTAATAAGTTCCCAGGGGATATTTAGTGCTCCTGGACCATAGACCACACTCTGAATAACAAGGTCCTAGGGTAAGGCAGGGGTTCTGTTCACTCATCTTTGTCTTCCCACCCGGACTGGTTCTCAACACTTGATAGGAGGTAAGTCAATAAATGTGTTGAGTGGAATTGATTTCATTTTTGCTCCAGTGGGTTGATATGTTATTCTCCCATAGTGAAAGTTCAAGAGGAAAGCAAAAGGGCCTAAAGAGACGGTTGTAACCCACTTCTCCTTCATTTCCCTGTAGGAAAGATTAATAGCCAGCATCTCTTTCTTTCCACATATTGCTGAGAAGCTTCTGAAAAATCTAGTTCCCCAAGTAAcaatttgtttctgctttattttcagtGGGAAGCTAGTTTCACCTTTGTGGTTCTGAGCATCCTGGGATGTCCACTTCATTTTACTGTAGCCTTGGCATCTGCTCTCCTTGGCCCGTATTGCTTCTACTCATTTTGGGGGATTGCAGGGACCAATTACCTTGGTTATGCAGTtgcctttccttttccatatGCAAAATTCCCATCAGTTTGTGTAGACCCACCACACTATGAAGAGTACCATCTGACACTTCAAGCCTTAGACCTGTGCCTGAGCTTTGCCATGCTCTGTGTGTCCCTGACAGCGTTCATCACACTTTCTGCAAGACTTATCCGGAATGGACATATAAATGTAAGTTTCCAGAAAGGGGGAGCCAGTTCCTGTTCCATCCTAAATGCTAAAATGGAAAGTTTGGTACATTGATACTtaatctgtctctcttttttaccCCTGTATCTTGTATAACCAAAATTCTCCCACTCTTTCTACTTCGACTCCAGCTAAGAGGCTGATATATAATACATCAACATCAGATTTAGCTTTCTGACATTTTCCGAAAAGGctgataataattttaatatgataATAATAGAATTATGAACTGAATATTTAGTATGTGTCAGTGtacttcccatttcacagatagtaAACAGAGGCTAAAGAGTTtgtataacttgcccaaggtcacacagcttaatGACTAGTAGGACCAGATTCAGAACCCAGAGCTATTTCTCTTCATCAGGCCAGATTTGTCCTGGGCTCCCTCATCCCCCTCCTTGCATCCTCTGCTCCTCTGCCAGACCATTAAGATGCAAGGCTCTGGCCTCCAGGAGGGTTAGAGCGGGGTCACTGGGAAAACAGCACAAGTGATTTCTGATTCCAAATTCCTACGGTTGATACTGGGTCCCTCCTCTGTGGGTTGAACAACCTCCCTCTGAAAAGAGGTATTTCTCACTGCAAACTCTTATACTGGCTTTATGATTCAAGTTAGGATTATATCAGGGTCAAGTGAATTTGGGTTATGTTAgccaatttttttccagtttcatccTATCAGCACCAACCAGTAAAGCTGGAAGACAGGAATTTGGCACTCCCAATGCTTTTTGTGGTCAGTCTTGTCCTCTTCAACTTCTTCATAAATCTGCAAAGGAAATCCTGTACATTCTTAGGAACGGAGTTGATTTTACAAGGAACTTGCCGAGAAACAAGGCAAGCAGACCAAAATCACTGCCCCCGCTGTACTGCCAGGACATGTAGAAGTTTAGTATTTGAGAATTCTCCCTTGTGGCAAATGTCCTGACTTTCTAGACTATTTACTAAGGAACATATGCATAGGAGAACCACACATTAAAAGTTGACAGTCATAACCCCTTAGCATGCATAGCTAATCAGACATCTGGCTGTCATTTTAAGCATGACCCTCACAACATTGAGGTTTAACGTAGGGTGGAGAAtagggagaaaagaatgaaaaaaatatacgcCAAGCTTTGTAAGCCAACAGCGCCTTACCGTGGAAACCCAACAGTGAGACCACCTAAAGtgcctggagagagagaaaattaattgaaaacaGAGCAAAGTTCTGTGACTTCAGGGTTTTGCCTTTGCCCATCTTGCTCAGAACAGTTTCTTGCTGTGTGGTTTCTGAGCTACGTATGGGACCCAATGCAACTACAACACATTCCTCAAAGGGAATCAATGACATCAGAAGCGCCCAGGGTTTTTGTGAAACTAGATTTCTGCAACCCTTCCAGGTCCATTCCCACTATGTCAGAAATTCTGGGGTTGGAGGCAGGAAACATGCGGTTTTAACACACGCCCCCAAGAGATCCTGATGAAAATTCTCTTCCTAGCACACAATGCACTAAGTATCAATTCAGGACAGaatctcagttttcccatttgcaTAAAATGCAGCACTAGTTTGGGTGAGAGTTCTAGATAAATTTAATAAGCATGTCTTTGGTGAACATTCTTGGATGACTTGACACCACTTAATCCATAGGGGTGGCAGATCACGTTTCGTTAGCGAGGATGAATGGCTGACTTAATGGGATATGATGTCCTGTATTAATAAATATACCACTGTTGCCCCAAGACCAAAAGGAGCTCGTGAAGCCTGAACAAACCTTTGTTACCATGCAGAAATCTCAGCTACGTTAGGCACAATTTCTAGCAGTGAAATAAATGCATTGTTTatcaaaattctagaaaacacaTAACTTTCTTAGAAAGAAAGGTGGATCGTTTGCTGGGATACAGAATTCTACATAGTGATTCTACTTTTAATGAACCTCTGTGTAGTTATGTTGTTAGATTCCCTACAGTGCTGAAAGagataagtaatatttttaaatttttatttaatactatTAATAAACACTGTGAAATATGCTGCTGATTCACACttttttcatataaacagaacactgaaaatgtttttaaaacctgCCCACTTTTAAGTGTCTGCCTGAAAAGTAAAATTcttttatgtaaatatagtaCATAGCAGGAAACTCAAGAGCTATGaaaatttgtaaaaaagaaaaaagcgaTGGTTTGAAGGAGGATTTGGGGAAAATTGTGGTTGTACTGTAAAACGAAATCAATTTTTTCAGATCTATATGTAACAGTCAATATTATGATGAAAAATATTCCCTCGTAAGGGTTTGTTTGTGcaagtttaaaaacatgttttcaaaaatgaatCAAGCACCCCTTTAGGAATCACCACATTCATTATTTCTTCCGTCCTGTGCCTTTTCAGTTTAGTAGAATTGAAGTCATCTTGTGTCCCAGTCAGCTCAAGCTGCTATTAAAAAATGCCGTAGACTGGGTGGCTCGaccaacacacatttatttctcacagttccagagactggaagtccaagatcaaagtgccacCATGGTTGGTTTTTGGCCTGTCTTCTTGGCTTGTGGATGGCTGCCTGCTCACTGTGTGCTCTCAAGGCCTTTCCTGAGCTTGCTCCTAGAGAGAGGAgcaatctctctctcccctataTTTTACAGACACTAATCTCATCATGGGGACCCCAcacttatgacctcatctaaacttaattacctcccaaatgacttacttccaaataccatcacagtggggattgggatttcaacatatggatttagGAGGGGACATAAACAGTTGATTGCATCTTACTGAAGGTAACACAGTGACAGTGTATGAGCATGCAGTCAACTGGTACCCAACTAAAACCAGAGGTCTAATGCTTGAAAGAGGCACGAAGGGTTTGATGATTTTGACAAACACTCACAAAAGCATGGTGTGAgtgctacagactgaatgtttgtgtcaccCCCAAAATCTACATTGAAGCACTAACCCCCACTGTGATGGCGGTAATTAGAtttggatgaggtcatgagggcagagcccccatgatggggttagtgcccttataagaaaatgaagagaccAGCGTGCTCTGTCTTTCTCCACCGTGATAGTATACAGCAAGAAGGGGACCGTTTACAAACTAGGAAGTGGGCTtccaccagacactgaatcttctgacaccttgatcttggacttccagcctccagaaccgtgagaaatgtctgttgtttgagccatccagtctatggtagtGTGCTGTAGCAGCCCAGGCTGACTAAGACAGTGAGTCCTTCCAAATTTCAAGGGCCTCGTGGGAAGGGGTGGAGCTGGGAGAGGACTAAGAGACCCCTGTTTGTGTGGTTCCATGCAACACACTGAAGTGACCCTGTGGGCTTAGGACTCAGTGCAGAAGGCAAATGAGCACCACACAGAATTAAGTTGAAAAACTAAAATGCATAACAACCGTAGCTGAAATTGTCTACATTCTTGGTCCAGTAAGTAATAAAGtgatgagaaaggaaagaattgGGACGCCAGACGCGCTGCAGCTGTCCCCTGCAGCTACTCTGCCCCTCCTCCATGGAATGGAATGGCTTcgtttgttttcctttcattattcATTGTTATGTttggggttggtttttttttaatgaaagggggaaagaaaatattttctccttctcaTGTGAtacaatggttttatttttttttcaatgaattgAGAAATATTTGCCATAAAAGATGTAGGTAAACCCTCTAAATGTGGTTTAAAACATGGGGACAGATTATTTATCAGTGGAGGACAAACAAAAGGCAAATTAACAGCAATATACTGGTTCCAAATCTTTCAGCAGACGTACTCTGCATCATTAGCAATAGAAATGTGTTTTGAAAGAAATTCTTCCATGACTCTTATCCTCAAATTCTGAGGTCCCACATTGGGCTATAGCAAGGTGTTTCTGGTGCTTCTGGGAAATAATCCCCTCGGGTAGATCCAGTAAAACTCAAGCTGTACCGTGCAACTGTAAGAATCCACTGTATTTCTTCCTCATAAATTCTATTATGTGGTCACCTCAAAGTGGTCAGTCGAAAAatcagaatctagaaaaataattgcAATTCAGGGCATTACTATTCCTTCTATCTCATAATTTTCtctggaataataataatggtgacaTAAAACTgggtgatagggcttccctggtggcacagtggttgagagtctgcctgccgctgcagcggacgcgggttcgtgcccgggtccgggaagatcccacatgccgcggagcggctgggcccgtgaaccatggccgctgagcctgcgcgtctggagcctgtgctccgcaatgggagaggctacaacagtgagaggcccgcgtaccgcaaaaaaaaagaaaaagaaaaaaaagaaaaaagacaaatatgagatcacttatatgtgggatgtaaacaataatacaaatgaatctatatacaaaacagaaacagactcacatacatagaaaacaaacttatggttacctaagaggaaaggtgagggaggggtaaattaggagtatgggattaatagatacaaactactacacgtaaaatagataagcaacaaggatttactgtctaacacagggaacaatactgcataccttgtaataacctataatggaaaataatctgaaaatatatatatacatataactgaatcacttttctgcaCACCTAAAgctgacacaatattgtaagtcaagtacacttaaatttaaaaatttaaaaaaaaacaaaaaacttagcaTTATATTATTAAGTAAGAAGCTTATGACTCCAtgttattttatttgcaaaaagatggttcttaaattttatttattctcttatatCATATGATTAACTTAGAGTCCTGGATGAAACAGAAAGCTCCTTGTTAAAGCAATAGAATTACTAGGTTCTGGACAGTAATTAGTACCTATTGGACAAGAGGAGTATCTTCTGTTCACCAGAATTGACTTCTCTCTTGTCACATATCAAGAATTATGAACCTAAAGCCCTAAAtataatattcattatttatcCTTGCtcctcaacatttattgagcgtgTACTATGAGCCAGATATCATGCTAAAGtacagaaaaatgagcaaaacacaTTCTGGTGCTCTATTGACTTATAAGGACTGAGGGGAAATGAGACTTGGGCCAGGAGGATCAAGAGCCCAGATGAGGAATAACAAGACCTGAGTTAGGTAGTGATAGTGGGCATGAGAAAAGGTGGTACATTTGACAGATATTTAGGAAGTAGAATCAACAGACTTCATAACAAGTAGCATGTGGGACAAAGGAGGAGTCCAGGAAGATGCAAAGGGGTTCTGGACCATGAGAGACAAGACAGAGTGATTGGATTTAATGTGTGAGTCCCACTCTTGTCACTTAAGGTAAATATTGTTTCACatctcatcattaaaaaaaaaattatgtaagaaCTTAATAGAAGAAATCAGAGGACTTCTACCTGGGATTCTAGCCAATGAAGTACTAAAATTTGCCATTGGACACTCCATCAAGTTGTTTGCATACCAAAAATCAATTATGCCTTGCTTTGAGTTTATAATAAGCCTAGTGCAGAAGGGCATGGGCTATAAGACAGTTTCAATCTAGGCTGAATTAATTTAACAatgtatctcttcttttcttctactgaaTCTCCCATGGCAAAGATTGGCCGTGAATCACCTATAGATAGCCAAGCCCAATGGTCTCTTTTCAATCCACATCTTCCTTGACTGCTTTCTTCATGAAATTATCTCCCTTGACTTCCACGCACCATTCTCTTTGgttctcttccttctccatgGCTTCTCCTCCTCAGTCTCCTCCGAAAGGTCCTCTGCTCTGCTCACCACTTAAAGACTGGTACCCTCACTTACCACTTTGGG
Encoded proteins:
- the TMEM212 gene encoding transmembrane protein 212; translation: MQGLYKTAGQILITLGALSVFSGVIAFFPVFSYKLWFTGWSVWIACPIWNGALAIMTGILLLLAHKEWTERHLWEASFTFVVLSILGCPLHFTVALASALLGPYCFYSFWGIAGTNYLGYAVAFPFPYAKFPSVCVDPPHYEEYHLTLQALDLCLSFAMLCVSLTAFITLSARLIRNGHINVSFQKGGASSCSILNAKMESLVH